In Pogoniulus pusillus isolate bPogPus1 chromosome 1, bPogPus1.pri, whole genome shotgun sequence, one DNA window encodes the following:
- the TRMT61A gene encoding tRNA (adenine(58)-N(1))-methyltransferase catalytic subunit TRMT61A, giving the protein MSFVEYGDTIKDGDTAIVFLGHESMFPVKVQHGTVTQTKYGVIRHSTDLIGKKYGSKVTCSKGGWVFILHPTPELWTMNLPHRTQILYSTDISIITMMLELKPGSIVCESGTGSGSLSHAVIRTVAPTGHLYTVEFHQQRAEKAREEFREHGVEHLVTVTNQDVCKNGFGVSNIADAVFLDIPSPWEAIGHAKSALKAEGGRICSFSPCIEQVQRTCLAMEECGFTEINTLEILLRVYNVRTISLQIPDLGKVTEDNSSTSFDSSNPSNQGSLSANLQQGSAQFKSGVPLREMVGHTGYLTFATKSLL; this is encoded by the exons ATGAGTTTTGTCGAATATGGAGATACAATAAAGGATGGTGACACAGCTATTGTGTTCTTGGGCCATGAATCCATGTTTCCTGTGAAAGTCCAGCATGGCACTGTAACTCAGACTAAGTATGGGGTCATCAGACATTCCACGGACCTCATAGGCAAGAAGTATGGCTCCAAAGTAACCTGCAGTAAAGGAGGATGGGTGTTTATTCTTCATCCAACTCCAGAACTGTGGACCATGAATCTTCCACACAGGACACAGATTCTGTATTCCACTGACATTTCCATAATCACCATGATGTTAGAACTGAAGCCAGGCTCCATAGTATGTGAATCAG GTACAGGCAGCGGATCCCTCTCCCACGCTGTCATCAGGACAGTGGCTCCTACAGGACACTTGTACACTGTGGAGTTCCACcaacagagagcagagaaggcCAGGGAGGAGTTTCGGGAGCATGGGGTGGAGCATCTGGTCACCGTGACCAACCAAGATGTCTGCAAAAATGGATTTGGTGTCTCAAACATTGCAGATGCTGTGTTCCTAGATATTCCATCTCCATGGGAAGCCATAGGACATGCAAAGTCAGCGTTAAAAGCTGAAG GTGGCCGCATCTGCTCTTTCTCCCCTTGCATCGAACAAGTCCAAAGAACCTGCCTAGCGATGGAAGAATGTGGTTTCACAGAGATTAACACCTTGGAAATTCTGCTCCGAGTGTACAATGTAAGGACAATTAGCTTGCAAATCCCTGACCTTGGAAAAGTGACTGAGGATAATTCTAGCACGAGCTTTGACAGCAGCAACCCATCAAACCAAGGCAGCCTGTCCGCTAATCTGCAGCAAGGAAGTGCGCAGTTCAAAAGCGGCGTGccgctcagggagatggtgggtCACACTGGATACCTGACCTTTGCCACCAAGAGCCTCCTTTAG